From a single Nicotiana tomentosiformis chromosome 2, ASM39032v3, whole genome shotgun sequence genomic region:
- the LOC138904526 gene encoding uncharacterized protein — protein sequence MPDVPKYDGTSDPQEYITTYTAAVKGNDLAPHKIESILLKKFGETLTRGTLMWYSLLPEHSIDSFEMLVDSFIKAHVGARKVQSRKADIFKIAQGESELLREFVTRFQKERMLLPAVPNECAAEAFTKGLNPRSSDASWKLKESLFEFQATTWADVHNRYESKIRIKDDHVGFPSSTKGREKNREKSKNDYDMDRQTLRGQFLPYEWTEGCSRSFWTADRFTVDRRTDRGWNNRSLQDKEASGSRDPSYPKLSEYNFNPSIVELVSAMRNIKEARFPKLMRSDPSQRDPNL from the coding sequence atgcccgatgtgccaaagtatgatggaacttcagaccctcAGGAATACATTACCACCTACACAGCGGCGGTgaagggaaatgatttagctcctcacaaaattgaatctattttgttaaagaaatttggagaaactctcacgaggggaacCTTGATGTGGTATTCActattacccgagcattccatagactcctttgagatgctcgtggactctttcatcaaggctcatgtcggggccagaaaagtacagtcccgaaaggccgacatattcaagaTTGCGCAAGGAGAGTCCGAGCTACTACGAGAATTCGTTACCCGATTTCAGaaggagagaatgttgctccCAGCTGTCCCAAATGAATGtgcggctgaagcattcaccaagggattgaatccaagaagttcagacgcttcctGGAAACTGAAAGAAAGCCTgtttgagtttcaagcaacgacttgggccgatgtccacaaccggtacgagtcaaagataaggatcaaaGATGATCATGTTGGTTTTCCATCATcgaccaaaggacgggagaagaacagagaaaaatcaaaaaatgatTACGACATGGACAGACAGACTTTGAGGGGCCAATTTTTGCCCTACGAATGGACCGAAGGTTGCAGCAGAAGCTTCTGGACAGCGGACAGGTTCACTGTTGACAGAAGGACTGATCGCGGTTGGAACAATAGATCACTACAGGATAAAGAAGCGTCAGGGTCacgggatccttcttaccccaagttgtcggaatacaacttcaaccccagtatagtggagttggtgtcagccatgagaaacatcaaagaagcacggttcccgaaactaatgagatctgatcccagccagagggatcccaacttatag
- the LOC138904527 gene encoding uncharacterized protein: MNGHWTGDYRHLREEVATLLKNGHLREFLSDRAKNNYSRNRDNLEPSKEGEDPPSQMINMIFGGNEISRVTFSAEKKTKVSITHSKRLREDDITFTEEDADGLLLPHNDALVISLNVVDFKIKRVLVDIGSSANIIQ; encoded by the coding sequence ATGAATGGCCACTGGACAGGGGATTATCGACACCTCAGGGAAGAAGTGGCAAcgttattgaagaatggtcacctcagagaatttttgagtgaccgagctaagaacaattatagTCGTAACCGGGACAATTTGGAACCCTCGAAAGAAGGCGAAGATCCCCCAAGCCaaatgatcaacatgatcttcggagggaacgaGATCAGcagggtcaccttttcggcagaaaagaagacgaaagtatcaataacccatagcaaaaggctccgggaagacgatatcacttttactGAGGAGGACGCGGACGGATTGCTGCTACCAcacaacgatgcactagtaatttctttaaatgtggtagattttaagattaaacgtgttctagtggatataggaagttcagctaatatcatacaatga